The sequence CGCCTCATATGATCCCTGAGCCTGAATATGGCAGGGCCCTTAACTGTCTCGTAACATCTTATACCCTCGAAAACCGCGGTGGCGTAGTGAAGTGAGTGGGTCAGTACATGTATCTTAGCATCATCCCAATCGACAAACCTTCCATCCATCCATATCTTCTCTGTCTTATCCAACCCTAACCATTCCATACCAGTATTGATTTAGATATTTTACTTCTACGAAGGGATTAAGGCTACAAGAAAAGTCTTTTGGATTCCTTACCTGAGTCGTCCACTACAAGGTAGCTGGATCAAGTATAGAAGATTCACCTTAGAAAACACTATCGAGGCCCTAAAAGTTTTAAGATCCTGTCTTCCAAGGCGACTCCTTACTGTTGCCGGTTATCTCGGTCAGAGATGAAATGTCGAGCTCGAATGCTGCGACAGGATTCTCAATACCGAAATTCTCAAGAACTTGTGGATGAACCTCTCCTAAGAATCCGATTTCCCTACACGATAAGATTATGGATGCCACACGGCCCTTTATGAACGACGGATGTTCTACCCTTTCAACACTCCAACCTTCTAACCCAATACTTTTGAAGATACTATATACCGCAGCCTGAACCTCTTCATAGCTGACCTTGTAATCGCACGAAACGGCGCCAAGTCTTCTTCTTGTGACGGTCATGGTTGGCTCATTCCGATCTATATGAACTACATCTCCACATTCAAATATTCTCTGGGGGTATGAGACATGCTTGTTGTAAGTTAAAAAGTTCAATAAGCCTGGGATAAGCCAATTTCTCAGCACTGCGAAGTCTAGGCTCAATGGATTCGCCACCTCAACAACCTCCTGCGAAGGAAGATTCATTTTCTCCGAGAGAGAGGCTTTATCGGTCATTATGTAATTTATTACTTCAAGATACCCTAGGCTACACATTAGGTCACGCATCCTCCTTGCCAGTCTTGTTATCGCCCTCTCAGCCCCTATTGTGGAGGTTGAGGGGATCAAAGGTTCTAGCTTACTGTATCCGTAGGCTATTGCAACATCCTCAACAAGATCTATTTCATGAATTACGTCGGCTCTGTATGCTGGTATGAATACTTTCAGTCTCTTATCGGAGTTAACTTCAACATTGTATCTCATCCTTCTCAAGAGGGCAGCTACCCTCTTTGCAGTAAGATTCAGGCCGAGGGTATCATTTACATATTTAATATTTAAGCTCATCAAATTCGGCTTCAAATCTGGGGTTTGAACCTTGGACCTTCCATATATGATTCTAGCAGACTCAATCAACCCGCCACGCTCAGATAGACTTGTTGCTATAATATTGTTGACGAAGTTTACAAGTTTCATATCGGTTCCTGTCACTTCTAAGAGTAGATTTTCAGTCTCAGGCGTCACCTGGGTTATTACGCCATTTATTATAGGTGGCATAGAGAGAACCTTGCCTTCGGAGTCGTAGAGAAGTGGGTAGGCTTTAAAACCTTTGATTATCCAACCATACTCTCTACCTTTGGGTGTAGACTCTAAGATCTCGTAACCATTCATCTCACTCTCCTCATCGAGTGGTGTGAACCTTATCTCTTCTGGAGGAACCGCGGCGTAGATCAATCTGTGCGTTACCTTATCTGAATCATGTATCCCAACGGAAACCTTTGTTCTGTTCCTACAGTATGTCATATGAAGTTTCTCTTGTAGTTGCATTATCTGCCTGACAGCATCGTCCGTAAGTTTCAATCCCCTAATGACTGCACCTGCAATGTAGGGTCTAATATTCCTGATTGATTCATCTACATGGATAGTTAGATCACCCTTTGCAACCTTATATTTGGCTAAGCCCTTCTCGATTCCTAAGAGGCCCCTTAACTCTCTAGCTATGCCCTCTGAACATAATAGGTCGGGTCTATCTGAGGTGACTTCTAGGATGAGTTCATCGCCACAAACACCTTCTACCCCACATTTCATCATGAAGAGTTTCTCACTCAGAATATCGAGAGACAACTCCTTGCCGATCATGCTGCATAAGTCTCTATATCCAACTTTTAGTGTCGGCAACTCGTATCACCACATCGGTCTATCCCTTAACCAGTCGAGCCTTCTCGAATGTAGATCCCTTATATCTTCAAGATTAAGGGCTATCATTGCGAGCCTATCAAAGCCTATGCCCCAAGCGATAACTGGAAAATCTATTCCAAGAGGTTTCAGAACTTCGGGCCTGAACATCCCAGCGCCTACAAACTCGATCCAGCCTAGAGTTGGATGTTTA is a genomic window of Candidatus Bathyarchaeota archaeon containing:
- a CDS encoding phenylalanine--tRNA ligase subunit beta: MPTLKVGYRDLCSMIGKELSLDILSEKLFMMKCGVEGVCGDELILEVTSDRPDLLCSEGIARELRGLLGIEKGLAKYKVAKGDLTIHVDESIRNIRPYIAGAVIRGLKLTDDAVRQIMQLQEKLHMTYCRNRTKVSVGIHDSDKVTHRLIYAAVPPEEIRFTPLDEESEMNGYEILESTPKGREYGWIIKGFKAYPLLYDSEGKVLSMPPIINGVITQVTPETENLLLEVTGTDMKLVNFVNNIIATSLSERGGLIESARIIYGRSKVQTPDLKPNLMSLNIKYVNDTLGLNLTAKRVAALLRRMRYNVEVNSDKRLKVFIPAYRADVIHEIDLVEDVAIAYGYSKLEPLIPSTSTIGAERAITRLARRMRDLMCSLGYLEVINYIMTDKASLSEKMNLPSQEVVEVANPLSLDFAVLRNWLIPGLLNFLTYNKHVSYPQRIFECGDVVHIDRNEPTMTVTRRRLGAVSCDYKVSYEEVQAAVYSIFKSIGLEGWSVERVEHPSFIKGRVASIILSCREIGFLGEVHPQVLENFGIENPVAAFELDISSLTEITGNSKESPWKTGS